The following is a genomic window from Candidatus Xiphinematobacter sp. Idaho Grape.
GGTGGAAAGGGGGCAAATCTTGCGGAGATGACGAGAATTGGACTTCCTGTCCCACCCGGTTTTACCATTTCGACTGAGGTCTGTACCTATTACTACAAGCACGGATACGTGTACCCAAGAGCTCTAGAAAGTCAGCTTCGAGCAGCACTGTCAAAAACCGAAAAATCGGTTGGGAAGAGGTTAGGCGACGCAGAAAGCCCGCTACTTCTCTCTGTCCGCTCCGGCGCTCGAGATTCGATGCCAGGTATGATGGATACCATCCTCAACCTTGGAATAAATGATGAGACTGTGGAGGTTATAGCTGCTAAGACTGGTAGCCCTCGATTTGCGTGGGACGCTTACCGCCGTTTTCTCCAGATGTATGGAGATGTAGTCATGGGTGTACAGCGCCATATGGGCGAACACCATGATCCTTTTGAGGAGGTAATCAATGCACTCAAACAAGAAGTTGGGATCGAAAAAGATGACGAGTTCTCTGTAAGGGATCTCAAAAAGCTGGTAGCTTCTTTCAAGGCTTTAATTGAGGAACGGAGTGGAAAAAGTTTCCCACAAGAGCCCTTGGAACAACTTTGGGGGGCCATTAGCGCAGTTTTTCGTTCTTGGCAAAACGATCGTGCGACTGTCTACCGCCGAAAATATGGTATTCCCCATGAATGGGGTACGGCAGTGAATGTGCAGGCCATGGTGTTTGGCAACATGGGAGAAACTAGCGCCACCGGGGTTGTCTTTACTCGTAATCCCGCTACTGGAGAAGAGGCCTTCTACGGAGAGTATCTCATCAACGCGCAGGGAGAAGATGTAGTGGCCGGGGTGCGCACCCCGCAACCAGTGTCTCAGTTGCAGAAGGAAATGCCAACCACTTATCGTCAACTACTGGCTGTACGCCATATTCTGGAGAAGCACTTTAGGGATATGCAAGACTTGGAGTTTACCATTGAAGAGAATCGGCTTTATATCCTCCAAACGCGCAGCGGAAAAAGGACTGGGACCGCTGCAGTAAGGATTGCGGCGGAAATGGTGAAAGAACGCTTAATCACCAAAGAAGAAGCTCTCCTGCGTATTCCTGCTGACTCGCTGAGTCATGTGCTTGCTCCCATCTTTGATCCAGCCTCTAAGGAGAAAGCTCAATTAATTGCTACAGGGCTCCCTGCAGGACCAGGCGCCGCCAGTGGCCATATCTTCTTCCAGGCAGAAGATGCAGTCACTTTTTCTCAGAAAGGAGAAAAAGCTCTTCTGGTTCGTGTAGAAACCTCTCCTGAGGATCTAAGGGGCATGATTGCAGCAGAAGGCATTCTTACTGCCAGAGGTGGAGTATCCTCACACGCGGCCTTGGTAGCACGCCAAATGGGCAAAGTCTGCGTTTGCGGCGCCTGCATGCTTCGCATTGATTACCGCACGAAGACTATCGCTACAGGAAAGATCACCTTAAGGGAAGGTGATTTTATTTCTATCGACGGAACAACCGGGGAGGTTTTTGCCGGTGAAGTTAGGACCTCTCCTTCCGAGGTAGTTCAAGTACTCGTCAATAGGACGCTGGAACCTTCTCGTTCCAAAATCTACAAAAACTTTGCTCTCCTTATGGGTTGGGCAAACAAATACAGCAAGCTGCGCATCCGTGCGAATGCAGATACTCCTGAACAAGTAGCCAATGCCATTGCATTTGGAGCCCAAGGCGTGGGTTTGTGCCGTACTGAGCACATGTTCTTCGAAGGGAACCGAATTGATGCCATGCGAGAGATGGTTCTTGCTGCTAGCCCGGAAGAGCGCCGTACTGCTTTGGAAAAACTGCTACCCTATCAGAGGGAGGACTTTGTTGGTATTTTCCGTGCGCTAAGAGGTTTGCCAGCTACCATTCGTTTATTAGATCCTCCTCTTCATGAATTTCTTCCGCATGACTCTTTGCAACAGAAGAGCCTAGCGGACAGTCTGAATATCCCAGTGGAGACGCTCATAAAGCGCGTTCAGGAGTTGCATGAGTTTAATCCTATGCTGGGGCTGCGTGGGTGTCGCCTAGGTATGGTGTATCCAGAAATTTCTGAGATGCAGGCATGCGCTGTGTTCGAAGCGGCAGCGTTGGTACAGAAGGAGGGTATTAAGGTACACTTGGAAATCATGGTTCCATTAGTTGGATTCTCCAAGGAATTTAAAATACAGAAAGACCTTGTGCAGCAAGTAGCCAAGGATGTTGCCAGGAGACTTCAAACGAAGTTTAATTATCTCATTGGAACAATGATTGAAGTTCCCAGAGCAGCGTTGATAGCCAGTGCAATTGCAGGAGAGGCTGACTTCTTTAGCTTTGGTACGAATGATCTTACCCAGACAAGCCTTGGTATGAGCCGAGATGATGCTGGCTCTTTCCTGCCGGCTTACATGGAAAGGGAAATCCTGCCTGGGAACCCTTTTGCTAGCATCGATCAAGAGGGGGTCGGGCGCCTTATGGAAATAGCCATTGAAGGGGCTCGCAGAACACATCCTGGCATTAAGCTCGGTGTTTGTGGTGAACATGGAGGAGACCCAAACAGCGTGAGATACTGTTATCATCTAGGACTCACTTATGTAAGCTGTAGTCCATTCCGCGTTCCAATTGCCAGGATTGCTGCAGCCCAAGCCGCTTTGGGAGCAAGATAAGGAAAAGTGTGGGAGCCTCTTCTCGGTTACTACATCCATGATCTAAGCCCATTCTTTATCTCCTGGCATGGTTTTGGAATCCGTTATTACGGTCTTTCTTATGCACTGGGGTTTCTCTGCGCATTTTGGCTCTATCGATGGTTGGCTCATCACGGGTATTCCAACATGCAACCTGATCAGGTAGGGAAGCTCATCTTTCTATGGTGTGCATTAGGAGTGCTCATTGGGGGGCGGCTTGGATACCTGTTCCTCTATGAGATATCTTCCTTCCTTTCTAAACCTTGGACGTTCTTTGCAATTTGGCAAGGTGGTATGGCCAGCCATGGAGGTATAGCAGGCGCTGCGATAGCCATCGCTATCTACACTAGAAAGTGCAAGATGTCCCTTCTTAGTACAGGTGATAATATGGCGGTGGTAGCTCCTGTAGGGATCTTTTTTGGACGTTGTGCAAACTTCGTCAACGGCGAACTCTTTGGAAAAGCCACCGAGGTCCCTTGGGCAGTCCAATTCCCCCGAGAACTCCTTTACTGCAGTAATCCACAAAAAATTCGGTCAATTCTCGTGCAAGCCTCTAAAATCCGACCAGATTTTTCTTCCTTGGATACTCTTATTTCTAGCGTTACCACCTCGTCGGAATTACGCTGCTTTCTAGGCCGAATCCTCACTCCTAGACATCCATCCCAACTCTATGAAGCTCTACTAGAGGGAATAGTGCTTTTTACTGTTCTATGGTCATTGCGCACCCGTTTCCGGCTTCCTGATGGTTTGTCGGCGGGCCTGTTTTTCCTGCTTTATGCATCCTTTCGCTTCCTAGCAGAGTCTTTTCGTGAGCCTGATGCACCGCTCATTATAGGGATGTCGCGCGGACAGTTCTTCTCTCTTTTTTTTATCCCTCCTGGGATCATTTTCAGTCTAGTGGCAATTTTTGCACACCGTTACCCTACATTCTTTCACAAAAGCTCCTGAATACAAAACGGGACATACCTCATAGGAATCAGTTCGTATCCTCAAAAACAAAGCAACACTGGTGGAGCTTGCCATTTGCTGGAGCGGAAAGTAGAAATAATCCACATCATGAACGCCAGTCTGGTTACGCCTCTGCTGTGGGTAACGAGTGTTGTCCATGAAAATACGACTAATGGGCCCCAACTTTAGAAGCATTGTCCGTACAGCAAAGGAAGCCTTACTTGTAAATCTTCAAGTCAGCACCTTGGCCGCCCTCCTTTTGGAGGAGCTCTTCCCACAGAATACCGCAGGCGGAGGATCCTAATATTGACTATTGACTAACATTCCTCCACTGTGAGGCATGGTGGATTGCTTAATCCCCTCCTGCCCAGAGGGATGTGGCACACATGGGTGGCGAATTTCTACAAAATGTTTTGATTCAAGTCTCAGCGTTCTGGATGGGAAGAGTGCACTACATACCCGGTAAAGTTACGTTGTTGAACTCGGAGATCCTTCACCAAATTAGTTCGCTTGCATAGCATGAGGAGGGAGACTAGTTACCTTTATTGTCCCTAATGAAAAAGACCTTGTTAGA
Proteins encoded in this region:
- the ppdK gene encoding pyruvate, phosphate dikinase, which gives rise to MSKKTVTKNSAESFFTRADGERKLRAERLLVGKATPLPTGPTVSLRTSSKLGGRKYVFSFGDGKADGNGSLRASLGGKGANLAEMTRIGLPVPPGFTISTEVCTYYYKHGYVYPRALESQLRAALSKTEKSVGKRLGDAESPLLLSVRSGARDSMPGMMDTILNLGINDETVEVIAAKTGSPRFAWDAYRRFLQMYGDVVMGVQRHMGEHHDPFEEVINALKQEVGIEKDDEFSVRDLKKLVASFKALIEERSGKSFPQEPLEQLWGAISAVFRSWQNDRATVYRRKYGIPHEWGTAVNVQAMVFGNMGETSATGVVFTRNPATGEEAFYGEYLINAQGEDVVAGVRTPQPVSQLQKEMPTTYRQLLAVRHILEKHFRDMQDLEFTIEENRLYILQTRSGKRTGTAAVRIAAEMVKERLITKEEALLRIPADSLSHVLAPIFDPASKEKAQLIATGLPAGPGAASGHIFFQAEDAVTFSQKGEKALLVRVETSPEDLRGMIAAEGILTARGGVSSHAALVARQMGKVCVCGACMLRIDYRTKTIATGKITLREGDFISIDGTTGEVFAGEVRTSPSEVVQVLVNRTLEPSRSKIYKNFALLMGWANKYSKLRIRANADTPEQVANAIAFGAQGVGLCRTEHMFFEGNRIDAMREMVLAASPEERRTALEKLLPYQREDFVGIFRALRGLPATIRLLDPPLHEFLPHDSLQQKSLADSLNIPVETLIKRVQELHEFNPMLGLRGCRLGMVYPEISEMQACAVFEAAALVQKEGIKVHLEIMVPLVGFSKEFKIQKDLVQQVAKDVARRLQTKFNYLIGTMIEVPRAALIASAIAGEADFFSFGTNDLTQTSLGMSRDDAGSFLPAYMEREILPGNPFASIDQEGVGRLMEIAIEGARRTHPGIKLGVCGEHGGDPNSVRYCYHLGLTYVSCSPFRVPIARIAAAQAALGAR
- the lgt gene encoding prolipoprotein diacylglyceryl transferase, translating into MWEPLLGYYIHDLSPFFISWHGFGIRYYGLSYALGFLCAFWLYRWLAHHGYSNMQPDQVGKLIFLWCALGVLIGGRLGYLFLYEISSFLSKPWTFFAIWQGGMASHGGIAGAAIAIAIYTRKCKMSLLSTGDNMAVVAPVGIFFGRCANFVNGELFGKATEVPWAVQFPRELLYCSNPQKIRSILVQASKIRPDFSSLDTLISSVTTSSELRCFLGRILTPRHPSQLYEALLEGIVLFTVLWSLRTRFRLPDGLSAGLFFLLYASFRFLAESFREPDAPLIIGMSRGQFFSLFFIPPGIIFSLVAIFAHRYPTFFHKSS